The sequence GAGGCCGCCGCCATCAGCCGCACCCAAAGCGGGTTAGAGGCGGCGATCGCTGCCCTTCAGCCGCAGCGCACCCAGTGGCAGCAGCATCCCCTCCAGGCCTTACACCGGCTTAGCCCTGGGCAAACGTACCAGCTCCCTGAGGCATTGAGCTGGCCGTTGGTGCGCGCCTGGGGTGAACTCTGTAATCTCCATGCTATTGCCTGGCTAATTCTGCACAGCGCCGCCTTTCGCACCGAAAGCCGGGGGGGGCACTTTCGCCAAGACTATGCCGAAACCCGGTCCGAGTGGCAGGTGCATACGGTGGTTGAGGGCGATCGCTGGCAAAAATCTTCTCCCCTTCAGGCTCCGTGATCCTAAAGAGATTGGCGGTGCAGTTAACGGCGTTTTCCCTGGCTCGGCGATCGCCGTTTGGTCTGGGCCTTGGGTTTCGCCTTAAGCTTCGCCTTGGGTTTTGCCTTAGGCTTCGCCGTTTTTTTCGATTTACTTCGTTTGCGCTTGAGCGCCGATGACAGCCAGTCGGCGACGTAGTGGCTCAGGGCACCGAGCTCTAGCCCCACCACCAGGGCCAGCCACCAGGGCCAATAGGTAATCAAGGCCCAGCCCAGCCCGTCAATCAGATCGCCCCAGCTCAGGGCGGTGCGCTGGGACCCGTTGAGCAGCTCGACGATCAGCAGGCCGCCTAGCCCCAGCCATAGCGACAGATAGAGCACCCGCACCACCGTGCCAATGATGGGTCCGTGAGACCACCGCGATCGGTGGCGGATGCTGCCTCGGTAGGGCAGCCAGATCCACCGCAGCCAGCCCCAGCGTTTGTATTGCACCGAGTGAATATCGAGGTCGGGGCCGAGCATCCAGCCGCCCAGCAAAAAGCCCAGACAGACCACCACCGTCAGCCAGCCGCTGAGGGTGACACGAAATGCGGCCAAAACCACGAGTGGCAAGGCCCAGAGCGTAATGCGATCGTGGGTACGACCTGAAGACATGGCCCAGATTTACCAGGGTTTGGGCCGGTTGGCAAGGGGTAGCGCGGCTGTACCCCCCCGGAGCAAGGCCAGAGATAGCCCAAAGCAAGGCCAGAGCAAGCCCTGAGAAACCTAGAAATGTGTTCAACGTTACACCACCAAGACTGCCAGACGATTAGCGTCTAGAAGAGTGTATTGAGCTGGCACGGCTATGGTCGAAACCCATGCGATCGCATCTACCACGGCCCAGGGGGCTCCGGCCCTAGACTTCCGCGATATTCGCCTCACCTACCGTGGCAAGGGCACCTCGCTGACGGTGATCGATCACATCTCCTTTCGGGTGGCCCAGGGCGAGTTTGTCTCGCTGGTCGGCCCTAGCGGCTGCGGCAAAACCACCCTGTTGCGCATGGTGTCGGGCCTCAACCCCACCGAAGAAGGGACCGTTTGCTTTCACGGTCAGCCGATCACGGGGCCGCTCAAAAATATTGGCATTGCCTTTCAAAATCCGGTGCTGCTGCCCTGGCGCAACACTCTCAACAATGTGTTGTTGCCCCTAGAGGTGGTGCAACCCCACAAGCGCCGGTTTCGCCAAAACAAAGCCAAATACATTGAAGCCGCTGAGCAGTTGTTAGCCACGGTGGGGCTGAGCAACTTTCATCACCATTACCCCTGGCAACTGTCTGGCGGTATGCGGCAGCGGGCCTCCCTGTGCCGAGCCCTGATTCACCAGCCCGAAATTTTGCTGCTCGACGAACCCTTTGCCGCCCTCGACGCCTTCACCCGCGAAGAAATGTGGGGGCTGACCCAAAACCTCTGGCAGCAGACCGGCTGCACCGCCCTGCTGGTCACCCACGACCTGCGCGAGGCTCTATTTCTCTCCGATACGATCTACGTGCTTGGCCCCCGCCCCAGCACCCTGGTCTACGAGCTTTCGGTCAACCTGCCCCGGCCCCGCACCCTCGATATGTGCTTTACCGACGAGTTTCACCAGATGTACACCGAGCTGCGCCGCCACATTCAGCGAAGCTAGGGCTACCGCGCCCAGTGAATGGTGCGCTGCTCGATCAGAGCAAAACAGCCGTAGAGCAAAATGCCCATGGCCGCCAGCGCCAAAATGGCCAAAAATGCTAGGGGCACGTTAAAGCTAGAACTAGCGGTGACGATCACGTAGCCAATGCCTCGGTTTGAGGCCACCGTTTCTGAAATTACGGAGCCAATAAAGGCCTGGGAAATCGCCACCTTGAGCGAGGCAAACAGGTAGGGCAGCGAGTGAGGAAACCCCACCTTTTGAAACACCTCCCAGGGCGATGCCCCCAGCGATCGCAGCACGTCCTGCATTTCGGGTTCAACCGTGGCCAGCCCCGCCGCCACATTGACCACAATTGGAAAAAACGCCAGGGTGAAGGCGGTAATAATTGCCGGCATGGCCCCAATGCCAAACCAGATCGCCAGCAGCGGTACCAGCGCCACCTTAGGAATGGTGTTAAACCCCACCAGCAGTGGATACAACACAATGTAGGCCAGGCGAGAATAGCCAATTAAAAATCCTAAAAATACGCCTAGTACCAGCCCCATCAAAAACCCAATCAGGGTTGTGTTGAGGGTATGCAAACCGTTGCGCCATACGGTAGTGCCGTAGGCTTGGGCGGCTAACCAAATATCGCTAGGGGCCGGCAAAATAAACGTGGGCACCTCTAGCACCCGCGTGACGCCCTCCCAAATAATCAGCAGTAGCACCAAGGCCACCGAGGGCAAAAGGTAAGCCGCTAATTTTGTTTTAAGGAATTTGTTCAAGGCTTTTACCGTATTGCTTTACGGGGGGTAACGACTGACGACGGCAGACCCAGCCCAACCCCGACCAGCCCAACGCTCCGGCTAGGACAATGGCAGGCAAGACGAAAATCAATCGATCAGGTAGTGCAGACTACCATCTTGTCTGGGTACAGACACTATATGTAGAACACGATTTAGATTTGGTTAAATTGGTCACGGAGTGTTCCGAATTATGATGCCGATTCGTTCCATCGCCGGTTCTTTACTGTTGGCCGCCACCCTGGGTTTAGTGGCCTGCGGTGGCGCTAACGACGTAGCCACCCCTGAACCTACCACCGCCGGAGAAACCGCTGCTGCCCCCGATGCCGCCGAGCTGACTCCGGTAAAATTTACCCTGTCCTGGCTGTTTCAGGCGGTTGATGCCCCGTTGGCCATTGCTCTAGAAAATGGCTATTTTGCTGAAGCAGGGCTAGATGTTAGCTTTGAACGCGGCTTTGGCTCGGCTGACTCAATCACTAAAATTGCTGCCGGGCAGTACGACATCGGCGAAGGCGACATGTACTCCATGATCGAGTTCAACGAGCAAAACCCCAACGATCAGCTCGTTGCAGTCGCGATCAAATTTAATCGATCGCCCTTTGCGATCGTCACCAAAGCCGACTCTGAGTTTGACACCCCCGCCGACCTAGCTGGGGCTAACCTGGCTGCCCCAGCTGGCGACGGCCCCCGCCGACTGTGGCCCGTACTAGCCCAAGAGGTGGGAGCCGACCCCGACAGCGTCGAGTGGACCAACGTAGAACCCCAGCTCAGGGAAAGTCTGCTGGCCCAGGGCAATGCCGACGGCATTTCTTGTTTTTCGATCTCTTGCCTACCGGTGCTGCACCAAAAGCTGGGCCTGCCCCCCGAAGATCTCAATGTGTTTTACTACAACGACTACGGGCTAGATCTGTATGGCAACGCCCTGATTGTGCGCCGAGACTTTTTAGAGGCTAACCCTGAGGTGGTGCAGGGCTTTGTGACGGCTTACCTTCGAGGGCTAAAAGAAGCTCTGGCCGACCCCGAGGCCGCGCTAGCGTTGGTGACTGAAGTGGCCGACGATGAGCTATTTGATGTAGCCATTGAGTCAGAGCGCATCAACATTGCCCTCGATCGCCTCTACACCAGCCCTGAAGTTGACACCATGGGCATTGGCGGCGTAGACCCGGTGCGCCTGGCCGCTACGATTGACCAGGTAGTAGAAGGGTTTGGCCTCAGTAGCACCCCCGATGTCAGCGATGTGTTTGACGATCGGGCCCTGCCCCCCCAAGACGAGCGCATGCTTTAGCGCCACGCTAACACAGGGCCATGATCGCCTGGGTAGGTTGGCGGTCGCCAGAGCCAGCCTACCCATCACCCTTCGGTCTAACCCTGTATGACAACTTCTGAAGGGTTGTACAGAATATCGACGCGATCGCCGTAGGCCAGCTCAGCAATGGGCGTTGCAATAATTTCGATGACCGATGGATCTTGAAAGTGCCGTTCTTTGGTTTCTGGATGGGGAAAATAGATCAAGCCATCAAATTTTTTGGCTTGAAACAAAATCTGGCATCGAGAGAACGAAAAATCTTCCGGGGGATGTTGATCAGTCCATTCGACCGAGCGAAACGTAAATTCGGGCTGGAGCAGCTGAAAGGTTTTGGGGCGAATGGAGACATTCAAAGTGCCCTGAAAATAGCCCGTTAGGTCTAGACCCAACGCTTTAAAGTAAGGCAGCTGCATCTCAATGGTACCGCGCTGGTAGGGGCTATTTAAGGCAGTCCCAGAAGCTACCCGATGCCCACGTTCTACAATGCCGCTAACGCGTTGCCAATCGGTCTTGCTCATTTAAACAGTTTCCAAATACATCACCCGTGTGACTCTATGGGAATGGCTACAGCGGCAGGGTGAACTCAGCGTAGCTAAGGTGGCGTAGGCTTTAATGCTTGCGGCTATATCTAGGCATACTACCGTGAAGCTGATCGACCGATTTAAGCCTGAGGGCTAAAGAATGGAGAGCTCTAGGCCTGTCAAGGTGAGCAAGATGCTAGCGATCGCAAAGAGCTTAGGTGGCCGAGCTGGCGTGTTAGAGCTAACTATGTGCATGGCGTAGAGTGCCCCCGCCGAAACCATTAGATTGCTCAAGGGAATGGCCCACACCGCCCAAACTTCACCAGCCCTAAATGGGATCAATAATAAGACCAGGTTCAAAAATGCTACCGCGATTAGCCCACCGCCAGTGGCACGCATTAGCACCAAAATCAGCACTTGCACTGCGCTAGATACGGCATCCCATTCTTTGCCTAGAGCAATGGCATGGTAGGGCATAAAGCGTTTTCGGCTTAAATAGACTAAACCGAAGGCCCCGCCAATCAGGACACCCACCAGATGACAGGCAAAGGCAATGGTCATAGATATAGACATTTTACATGTCTCTTTCTGCGCAAATTATGGAGCTGCCAGGCCAGTATATAGCAATTCCGTGACTCCGTTGGAGTTGCCTTGCCAATGCCATGGCAGAACTACGTTGATTGAGCGATACCTACCTACTCGTCAGTATCTCTCTCAGATGAGGGGCTGATTTGGAACGGGTTTCTGCCTTACGGGCGAAGGAGAACGCGGGTTACTCCTCCTAGGCTATGACTACGCTAAAAACCGTGGCGTTTGGATTAGCTCAAGATCGCTACAGGTTCGCTGTAGGAAGGTCATGCTATTGGCAGCAGTCTATTTGGTGACCTAGCGCGATCTAGATCCAGCGTTATCTAGCGCATAGTCTCAATTTTTGAAATTTGTGAGTAGGATTATGTTTATACTTTCCCGTTTTCGCCTTTGGTTGATTAATGGTTATCGTCAGTTTACTAACGTTTTAACCGGATCAATCTTTAACTTCAATATTAGAGAGTCTGACCAGTTTATCCCTCGCCTTGCTACTCAGACCGTCACTGTGGGTTTGCTAGCGGTAGCGCTGTGGGTAACCTCGGTTGGTGCCTACAGTCAGCCAGCCCAAGCGGGTGACAACCTTGATGCTAGACCCTACGAAGCTGAGGCTGTGCGCCAGTCTCGCAACCCTGTTAGCCGTGACAATGGGGCTAGCCAAGTGGCTCCTAGTGGGCTTTCTGAAGCCCCCGAAGACCAGGCCAAGAGCGTGCTAGAAAACGTAAAAGATGCGGTGCAAGACATCATACCTGGTATGTCTGGAGATGAGGGCGTAGGCCAAAATGCCAATAATCCCAATACTCCCGTCCCTAGCCCTTCAAACAGCACTCCTTTCAGCCGTCGCTAATGGACAAGGGCCATGGGGCGGTAAATCGGTAGTTCCGGTTAGACGACCAACCTATTGCTTGCTGAAGCGGCGCTATCTACCGATCCGGTGGAAGCGCCGCATTTTTTTGCTTGTCTAAAATTCGCCTGGGTATAGGCTTCATGATATCGGCTGTGGCTATAGCTCGTTGGGTTCCTAGAAAAATAGTTTAGGTTATAGATAAACCAAAAGGTCGGTTATTCCCGTGAAATGGAAATGCCAGGCTTTACCATCTATTCTTATGAAGAATTTGGCCTAAGTGGGTCTAAAGACGGAGATTGTTTTTAGCTGGCAATCGCCATAAAGGTACAGGGCATAGTTGGCGATTAAACTTACGATGATGGCGTGTTGGATAATTAATGTTTTCGCACCTACCATTTTTCGCTTTGATTCACATTTCCAATCATTTATGTCCTAGGCTAAGCGGGCAACACCACAGATAATAGTTTTTGAGTTGGCGTTAGAACCGATTAGCTTCACCTTAATTAAGAGGAAGAGGCCTTTATGCGAATTGCACAAGTTACACCCCTATGGGAACAAGTTCCCCCGCTGGCCTATGGCGGTACGGAATTAGTCGTGAGTTTACTGACTGAGGAATTGGTGCAGCGAGGGCACCAAGTCACGCTATTTGCGTCGGGAGATTCGCAAACTTTGGCCCAGCTAGACCCTGGTTGCGATCGCGCTCTGCGTAAGCTAGGGATACCGCTTGGGGACTATGGGCCCTACCAGCAGCGGCAGCTAAGCAAAGTCTTGGGTCGGGCTGAGGAATTTGACATTATTCACTCCCATATGGACGTCGCTGCCTGGCCCTCGACCCAGGCCAATTGGCCGCCGGTTGTGCATACCCTCCATGGGCCATTTACTGCCGACTGTGAGAAAGCCTTGAGCCAGTACCGGCAACAAAATCTAATCAGTGTGTCAAAGTCTCAGCAGCGCGCTGATCTAGAACTCAACTATGTGGCGACGGTCTACAACGCGATCGCCATTGACGAATTTGAATTTTATCCCCAGCCCCAAGACCCTCCCTACTTAGCCTTTTTGGGGCGGATGTCGTCAGAAAAAGGGCCGCACCTGGCGATCGAAATTGCTAAACGCAGCGGCTGGCCGCTGAAAATGGCTGGCAAAGTCGATGCTGAAGATCAAGCCTTTTTTGACAGCCAAGTTGCTCCGCACATCGACGGGCAGCAAATTGAATTTTTAGGGGAAGTCAGCCAGGCTGAGAAGAAAACCCTCATCGGCCAGGCCACGGCTACGCTGTTTCCGATTACCTGGCCCGAACCGTTTGGCCTGGTGATGACCGAGTCGATGGTGAGCGGTACTCCGGTAGTGGCGATGGCCATTGGCTCCGCCCCTGAGGTTGTGGCCGATGGCAAGACTGGGTTTCTTTGCCAAAGCGTTGACGATTGCATTGAGGCCGTGGCGCAAATTCATCGCCTCAGCCGCCAGGCTTGCCGCGACCATGTGGCGCTTAACTTTAGCGTGGCAAAGATGGTTGACGGTTATGAGGCGGTCTACCGCCAGTTGCTGCGCGATCGCACCAAACCCAGCTTTGGCCCCCAACGTCGCGTTGTCGATCTGCGCCCAGCCCGCCCAACGTTGGCCCGCATCGATGCCTAGGGTGGTCTGATCTAACGAAACAACGGCTTGTCCTCGGCAGCGGGGGCAACCCGTTGGCCTAATCCTGGGAGGTTTAGAGGTTCCCTATTGTAACTCTCCTTAAATCCTTATAAAGAAACGCTGGCAACGCTTGACGCTCAATGGCTCGACCCCGCTACTGAAACTAGGGGCCTTTGCCGAGCGCAGTCACCAGCCATAGTTGTGGAGCATCATTACCAATGACTGAATCGTCTAAGTCCAATGTGAGTGATCTGGAGTTTGACCCAGCCGAGTCTCCCCTCAACCTGGTCGAACTCGATGGTCGCACCTTTGCCCCGGCTCAGCAGGTACCGATTCCCGAGTGGCCCTGCACAACTATTCCGCGGCAGCAGCCTACCCTGACCCTCAAGGACAACGACCTATTCTTAATCACCGACACCCTGGGCAATATCTCTGGCTGTGACGATGATCAGGTGCTGTCAAGTCTGGGACTGTTTTGTCGAGATTCTCGATTTCTCAGTCGGCTAGAACTCCAGATTGAGGGGCAGCCACCCATTTTGCTCAGCAGCACGTCCCAGCGGGGGTTTGCTCTGTCGGCCCTCTGCGCCAACCCTTACGTTGAGGGTGCCGACGGGCGGCGCGAAATTCGGGCTGAAACCATTGGCATCCAGCGCGATCTGGTGTTGCAAGGGGGGCTGTTTGAAGAACTGGCCCTGACCAACTACAGCACCGAACCGGTGGAATTTGAGCTGAGTTTGAGCTTTGACGCCGATTTTGCCGATTTGTTTGAGATTCGGGGGCGCGTGCGGCAGCAAACCGGCACGCTGCTGCGCTCTGTTCAGGTGTCAGCAGAAACCGCTGAACCGTTGGTGGCTTCTGCTGGTAGCCTCGTGGCTGGCGAGCGGGGCGAACTCACCCTGGCCTACCAGGGGGTCGACCAGCTGTTAATGGAGTCGAGAATTCAGTTTTACCAACGGCCACCCGACCGGTTTAAGGGCTATACGGCAATCTGGCGGGTGGCGCTACAGCCCCATGCCACCGAGGTGTTGGGCTATCGCCTCCAGCCTTTTTTAGACGGGCATCCCACATCGTCGGTGGGCCTGCCGGCGACGCTGAGCCAGGCGCTGGCGGCAGAAACCATGGAAGAGCAGCTCTGGCGCGAGGATGTGACCTGCATTCGCACCGATAACCGTGCCCTCAACCAGATCATTGAGCGGGCTGAGCAAGACATTTACCTGCTGGGGCAAACCTTCGGCGACGGCAGAATACTCTCGGCGGGGGTACCGTGGTTTGCCACGCTGTTTGGTCGCGACTCGATTATCGCCGCCATGCAAACTCTAATGTTTAACCCCGCCCTGGCCCGTCAAACCCTGGCGGTGCTGGCCGAATACCAGGGTCAAAAGCAGGATGACTGGCGCGAAGAGGAGCCGGGCAAAATTTTGCATGAGCTGCGGTTTGGCGAGATGTCGCGCAGTGGCGAGGTGCCCCACACCCCCTACTACGGCACGGTAGATGCTACTCCCCTATGGCTGATGCTCTACGCCGACTACTACGCTTGGAAGGGCGATCGCGCTCTGCTGGAGGAACTCTGGCCCAACGCCCTAGCCGCCATGGACTGGATTGATCGCAGCAGCGAAGCCACTGGCTATGTGACCTACTACTGCAAGTCGTCGGGGGGGCTAGGCAACCAGGGCTGGAAAGACTCGGGCGACTGCATGGTAGATGCGGCGGGCAAACTGGCGGAGGGGCCGATCGCCCTTTCGGAGGTGCAGGGTTACGTCTACGCCGCCAAGGTGCGGCTGGCCTCCTTAGCCGAGTTGATGCAGCGGCCCGATCTGCGCGATCGCTGGCAGGCAGAGGCCCAGGATCTCAAAGCTCGCTTTGAGCGCGACTTTTGGTTGCCCGACCAGGGCTATGTGGCCCTCGCCCTCGATGGCCAAGGCAAGCCGGTCGACAGCATTACCTCTAACCCAGGCCACTGTCTAGGGCTGGGCATTCTCTCGCCCGACAAGGCCCGCAGCGTGGCCGAGCGGTTGCAGGCTCCCGATATGTTTAGCGGCTGGGGCATTCGCACCCTGAGCAGCAGTTCGCCTGCCTACAACCCCATGGGCTACCACGTGGGCTCGGTGTGGCCCCACGACAACGGCATGATCGCCGCCGGTCTGCGGTCGCTGGGGCACATAGATCAGGCCCTCGAAATTGCCCAGGGCATTTTTGACATGACCACTGTGCAACCCTACCAGTGCCCGCCGGAGCTATTCTGCGGCTTTGAGCGCACTCCCACCAACCGACCGGTGCGTTACCCGGTGGCTTGTTCGCCCCAGGCCTGGGCTACGGGCACAGTGTTTCAGCTGCTGCAAATTATGGTCAACCTGGTACCCGACGTGGCCAACAACCGCCTGTATATTTTGCAGCCCACCCTGCCCCCCTCGGTCAGCTATATGTCGGTCAACAACTTTAAGGTGGGGCAAACCCTATTAGACCTTGAGTTTGAGCGCTCCCTCGAAGCCACCGCCTGCCGGGTAGTGCGCAAGCGGGGCAACCTTCGGGTGGTAATTGAGGTGTAATACCAAAGCCGACTGACAAAACCCCGATTTCCAGAAGGCCAAATCGTAGGGGCGCATAGCATGCGCCCTGCTTAACTCTAGCGGGTGCAGCATCGCTTGTAGAAGGGCTGGAGCAATGCTAGGGCAGCGATCGCGGCTGCCAATGGAAGTCCTTAAGCCCTGATCGATTCTGGTACCGGTAACGGCGCGAAGGACGGTGCAAAGATCAAATACCTGTCTGAGTAAAGACGACAGAGTGGACCCTAGAGTTGTATTCCTATAGGGAATGGAGCCAGGGCTGATCTGGATTTCAGCGCCAAGTTTTAGCCGCTGAGCGGCTGCTAAACTCGGTTCATACCGCAAGTCTCGGCTTGCAGTGGACAATCGGTGGTTAGCTCCCATAGGACCGCCACAGTATCAGGGCACGGTGAGGCCGTAGATCGGTTTGAGAGAACAATCCTTCGAGTTTTATAATGCGGCTCTGTTTGCCGTCATTCTGGCCCGCTATTTTGTGGTGGCGGGGGCGGTCTACTGGTTCTTTTATTCATCCTTTAGCCCAAAACTAATCAACCAACGGCTGCGGCATCGGTCTCCCTCCTGGCCGATGATTCGTCACGATATTAAGCTGTCTGTGCTGTCGGCGGCGGTGTTTGCCGTAGCGGCGGCGTTTGTGCTTTCGGTTTACCACCAAGGGGTAACTCGCCTCTACACCGACCCCCACACCTACGGGCTGTGGTACCTAGGGGCAAGCTATGGAGCGGTGCTGATTTTACAAGACGCCTACTTTTACTTCACCCATCGGTTGTTTCATCATCCCCGGCTGTTTCGCTGGCTACACCAGGGCCACCACCGATCGCGCTACCCCACCCCCTGGACCTCCTTCGCCTTTGACCCCCTAGAAGCTGTTGTTCAGGCCCTATTTTTGGTTGGGCTGGTGTTTGTGCTGCCGCTGCACTTCATCACCATGATTGCGGTGCTGACCACGATGACCGTGTGGGCGGTTTTAAACCACCTCGGACCCGATCGCCTACCGGCCCTGTTTCCCCACCACTGGCTTGGGCAGTGGGTGATTGGCCCGGCCCACCATTCCATTCACCACCTCAAGTACACGGTCCATTACGGCCTCTATTTCACCTTTTGGGATCGGCTGGTTGGCACCCAAGATGTCAGCTATCGGCAGGTTTTGAGCGGTGCTGGGCCAGAAACAAGCGAGGTCGATTAGGGTGAGCTGACCGCCAGACCCGGTTTAGGGTTGAGTTTGGCTTCAACCGGCTCGATCGCCGCCATAGTCGCCACGTATTGAGTTTGAATATCCTGTCGGTCTAGGGGTTCGTAGATGGCCTCCTGGCTGCCCCGTTCAATCATCTGGGCGTGACGACGCAGAGCGGCCCGGTCGGCCTCTTGCTGAGTGAAGGGGGCAATCACCGCGATCGCCTCTAGCAATCGGAGGGTAACCGCCACGCTCGATCGCCCGTTTTGCCGAATCTGGTTGAAGGCCGCATCGGTGATATCGCCAAAGGCGATGGGAGGCGTCAACACTCGCAGCTGATTTTGCTCATCGTACCGGTAGGGCCATGGCATCTGCTGCTGGGCCAGTTGGGCTAGAGTAGCGCTGAGCTGATCGATACAGCGGATGGCTGTAAACGGGTCGTTGATGCCGGGTGACAGTGCCCGTACGGCAATTTCGACCAGCTGAGTAATCGAAAACTCTAACTCTTGCTGATTGGTGCGCTTAGAGCCAATCACCAAGGTTTGATCGATCTGGGCTTCTAGGCTCGAATCTATTGATTCAGCAGGCAAAATTCGCATGAGGTCGCAGCCCTGCACCACAAACCGCCCCGGCTGTTGCCGCACCTGAATGATCAGATCGTGCTCGGTGGCGATCGCCATCAGCTGGTGTTCATCGATGACTTGAATGTAGCCGCTGGTCTTGGCCTTGACCCGGTGCGCCGAGTGCTCAAAGTCGGCCAACCGCTCAACGACAGCAGTGGCGGGGGTTAGGTCGGGTTGCCCCTGGCCGAAGGGGGTAGGAAACAGCCGGTCTATAGCTTCTTCTAGATCGTGGCCCACGGCGGTAATGATGTGGTCGACCTGAATGGATGAGGCCGCGTGGTGCAGAAAATAGATCAAGACGCCAATACTGGCGATCGCTAGCCCCAGCGCACAGGTCACCGCTACGTGGGGCACAAACTCGCGCCCCTCAACTTCGTTGACCGTGCGCAGCACCATCAGGCTATAGACAAAGGTTGAAATGAAGGTGCCCAACACCACCTGGTTGCCGGTGTCTTGCATAAAGTTTCGCAGCAGGCGGGGGCCAAACTGAGATGACGCTAGCTGAAGCGCCACAATGGTGATCGAAAAAGCCGTGGTGGCCACACTCACCATGGAACCGGCGATCGCCGATAGCACCGCCCGCGACCCGCTCGGCCCGAGCGCATAGGCCCAGCTCACATGGTTGATGGCGTCAGCCTCTAGCCGGTGGTCAATGCCAATGGTAAAAAACGACAGTGCGATCGACAGCCCCACCATCAGCGTGGGCACAAACCAAAAGCTTGAACGTAACGAATCCCATAGTTTGTCTAACTGGGCGTATTTCATCGGCGGAATTTAGATGGAATCTATCCTTAGAAAGACTCGAGCCAGAACTTCATAGTCTATTCTGACCTACAAGCAACGAAGCTGCTATTTATCGGTATTTTTAGAAAATTTAGGCTTTATTTGGATGCGATCGTAATTTTTTAAAGAATTAAATAAGCAGATGACTCTAAACAAATTGACTCAAGCCGATATCCAAGGGCTTGTTACTAGTAGATTTGTCCGGCATTTGGCTGTCTAAGGCTCACTCTAGCCTCCTGAATGAGAGATGGACTGATTTCATGATGTATTTATTCCAGTTAAATCTGCCAGATCAACCGCATTTTTGCGGTCTATAGTTTTGAACTCATAGCCTTTAACCCCATGGCCTACATTCTATCTTTGCTAGCAACTGAGTCACCGACAAAGTCGACACCGCCTTTGCTCTGCTACCACATTAATGATACTTGTACTACTCAAATTGTTCGCGTCATGCGGGCATCAGTGTGCCATTTTGAGCGTATTATCTTCGCCGGAGAACGCATTTTATTTGAAGCATTTCCAGATTCTTATCTAGAAATCTCGTCATCTCTGCTCGGCGAAACTCTAACCAGCCAAATCGCCTGCCGACTACTGCAAGTCAGTGAGTGGGCTGAGGCCTAAGGATTATAGGATTTCTCCTATCCCATGTAGTATGAGGCTCTACGATACTTGTGCTTACAGAGAGGGCGTATGCGGTTAGATGCAGGGTGCCAACTTGTGTTTGAGACGACGGAGCCTTCGCCTCTGATCCTGATGTTAATGCCGCGCACCGGGGCCGCGCAGCAGGTGATGCAGGCCGAGTTTCAGGTGCAGCCCGATAGTCCA is a genomic window of Nodosilinea sp. E11 containing:
- a CDS encoding metal-binding protein, whose amino-acid sequence is MSSGRTHDRITLWALPLVVLAAFRVTLSGWLTVVVCLGFLLGGWMLGPDLDIHSVQYKRWGWLRWIWLPYRGSIRHRSRWSHGPIIGTVVRVLYLSLWLGLGGLLIVELLNGSQRTALSWGDLIDGLGWALITYWPWWLALVVGLELGALSHYVADWLSSALKRKRSKSKKTAKPKAKPKAKLKAKPKAQTKRRSPSQGKRR
- a CDS encoding ABC transporter ATP-binding protein; amino-acid sequence: MVETHAIASTTAQGAPALDFRDIRLTYRGKGTSLTVIDHISFRVAQGEFVSLVGPSGCGKTTLLRMVSGLNPTEEGTVCFHGQPITGPLKNIGIAFQNPVLLPWRNTLNNVLLPLEVVQPHKRRFRQNKAKYIEAAEQLLATVGLSNFHHHYPWQLSGGMRQRASLCRALIHQPEILLLDEPFAALDAFTREEMWGLTQNLWQQTGCTALLVTHDLREALFLSDTIYVLGPRPSTLVYELSVNLPRPRTLDMCFTDEFHQMYTELRRHIQRS
- a CDS encoding ABC transporter permease, whose protein sequence is MNKFLKTKLAAYLLPSVALVLLLIIWEGVTRVLEVPTFILPAPSDIWLAAQAYGTTVWRNGLHTLNTTLIGFLMGLVLGVFLGFLIGYSRLAYIVLYPLLVGFNTIPKVALVPLLAIWFGIGAMPAIITAFTLAFFPIVVNVAAGLATVEPEMQDVLRSLGASPWEVFQKVGFPHSLPYLFASLKVAISQAFIGSVISETVASNRGIGYVIVTASSSFNVPLAFLAILALAAMGILLYGCFALIEQRTIHWAR
- a CDS encoding ABC transporter substrate-binding protein, with amino-acid sequence MMPIRSIAGSLLLAATLGLVACGGANDVATPEPTTAGETAAAPDAAELTPVKFTLSWLFQAVDAPLAIALENGYFAEAGLDVSFERGFGSADSITKIAAGQYDIGEGDMYSMIEFNEQNPNDQLVAVAIKFNRSPFAIVTKADSEFDTPADLAGANLAAPAGDGPRRLWPVLAQEVGADPDSVEWTNVEPQLRESLLAQGNADGISCFSISCLPVLHQKLGLPPEDLNVFYYNDYGLDLYGNALIVRRDFLEANPEVVQGFVTAYLRGLKEALADPEAALALVTEVADDELFDVAIESERINIALDRLYTSPEVDTMGIGGVDPVRLAATIDQVVEGFGLSSTPDVSDVFDDRALPPQDERML
- a CDS encoding glycosyltransferase family 4 protein: MRIAQVTPLWEQVPPLAYGGTELVVSLLTEELVQRGHQVTLFASGDSQTLAQLDPGCDRALRKLGIPLGDYGPYQQRQLSKVLGRAEEFDIIHSHMDVAAWPSTQANWPPVVHTLHGPFTADCEKALSQYRQQNLISVSKSQQRADLELNYVATVYNAIAIDEFEFYPQPQDPPYLAFLGRMSSEKGPHLAIEIAKRSGWPLKMAGKVDAEDQAFFDSQVAPHIDGQQIEFLGEVSQAEKKTLIGQATATLFPITWPEPFGLVMTESMVSGTPVVAMAIGSAPEVVADGKTGFLCQSVDDCIEAVAQIHRLSRQACRDHVALNFSVAKMVDGYEAVYRQLLRDRTKPSFGPQRRVVDLRPARPTLARIDA